In Bacillus sp. Cs-700, one genomic interval encodes:
- a CDS encoding multicopper oxidase, with amino-acid sequence MLEKFVDRLPIIPTIQPLKTTNGIPFYEVTMRETMQKLHRDLPPTQIWGYNGIFPGPTFHVFRDQPIRVLWKNELPTRHFLPIDHTVHGAGVDVPDVRTVVHLHGGSTPDTSDGYPEAWFTQGFQQLGPFFTNPVYEYPNRQAATNLWYHDHAMGITRLNIYAGLAGMYIIHDEEERSLGLPEGPYDLPLIIQDRSFHQDGSLYYPSEPTPPVPGVSPSVVGEFFGKVNLVNGKVWPYLEVEPRKYRFRILNGANARFYRLALSNGIPFTQIGTDQGLLPRPVPVTRVLVAPAERVDIVVDFSRSSGEVITLTNDARSSYPNGKLPNPKTTGIIMQFRVKEELSHKEKSVIPGSLGKFETMNEHQANNQRNLLLNMRNDSYNRSLHLLDNQLWSDPITEKPRLGDVEIWNLINITNNTHPIHLHLIRFQILDRQPFDKDLYDQEGVIVPTGLRKKPEENERGWKDTVRANPNEITRIIMKFAPYAGLFVWHCHILEHEDYEMMRPYVVIRN; translated from the coding sequence ATGCTCGAAAAGTTTGTGGATCGACTCCCTATCATCCCGACCATTCAACCACTTAAAACCACCAATGGCATCCCCTTCTACGAAGTGACAATGAGAGAAACCATGCAAAAACTTCATCGAGATTTGCCACCAACTCAGATTTGGGGATATAACGGGATATTTCCCGGTCCTACGTTTCACGTCTTTCGGGATCAGCCTATTCGTGTTCTCTGGAAAAACGAACTTCCCACCAGGCATTTCCTTCCGATTGATCACACCGTTCATGGAGCTGGTGTAGATGTCCCAGACGTTCGTACAGTCGTACATCTTCACGGAGGGTCAACACCTGATACGAGCGATGGATACCCTGAAGCGTGGTTTACACAGGGGTTTCAGCAACTCGGCCCCTTTTTCACCAACCCTGTTTATGAATATCCTAATCGTCAAGCTGCTACCAACCTCTGGTATCACGATCATGCGATGGGGATAACCCGCTTGAATATCTATGCCGGACTTGCAGGAATGTATATCATTCATGATGAGGAAGAACGATCACTTGGCTTACCAGAAGGCCCTTATGATCTTCCACTCATTATTCAAGATCGCTCGTTTCATCAAGATGGTTCTTTGTATTATCCCTCAGAGCCAACCCCCCCTGTACCAGGTGTCTCGCCCTCTGTTGTTGGAGAGTTTTTTGGTAAAGTGAACCTTGTGAATGGAAAAGTATGGCCCTATTTAGAAGTGGAACCCCGCAAGTATCGGTTTCGCATTCTGAATGGCGCAAATGCTCGATTCTATCGTCTCGCTCTTTCAAACGGCATTCCCTTTACTCAAATAGGTACTGATCAAGGATTATTACCACGTCCGGTGCCTGTCACCCGCGTTTTAGTCGCTCCTGCCGAACGTGTGGACATCGTGGTGGACTTCAGTCGTTCTAGTGGAGAGGTGATCACCTTAACCAATGATGCACGATCATCCTATCCAAATGGAAAGTTGCCGAATCCTAAAACCACCGGGATTATTATGCAATTTCGCGTAAAAGAAGAGCTCTCTCATAAAGAGAAAAGTGTCATACCAGGCTCCTTGGGCAAGTTTGAAACAATGAACGAGCACCAGGCAAACAATCAACGAAACCTTCTACTTAACATGAGAAACGATTCATACAATCGATCTCTTCATCTATTAGACAATCAGCTTTGGTCTGATCCAATCACCGAAAAGCCTAGATTAGGTGACGTGGAAATTTGGAATCTTATTAATATCACGAATAATACTCACCCGATTCATCTCCATCTTATTCGCTTTCAAATTCTTGATCGCCAGCCTTTTGACAAGGACTTATATGATCAAGAAGGGGTCATTGTTCCAACGGGACTACGTAAGAAGCCGGAAGAGAATGAACGCGGTTGGAAAGATACCGTTCGCGCAAACCCAAACGAAATCACGCGCATCATTATGAAGTTCGCACCTTATGCAGGCTTGTTTGTATGGCACTGCCATATTTTAGAACACGAAGATTATGAAATGATGAGGCCATATGTCGTCATACGTAATTAA
- a CDS encoding DNA-3-methyladenine glycosylase: MLRKDPLMSILPREFYQKPTLELAKALLGCELVKETDEGVASGYIVETEAYLGAIDQAAHSFNNKRTKRTEVMFGPAGNAYTYVMHTHCLFNVVSAETGVPQAVLVRAVEPLKGLDLMEQRRPGRKQKEWTDGPGKLTKALGINPGDYGHALMRAPLYIRSGYQPDHISEGKRIGIDNSGEARDYPWRFWVTGNKYVSR, from the coding sequence ATGTTAAGAAAGGATCCACTCATGTCAATCTTACCGAGAGAATTCTATCAAAAACCTACCCTAGAACTAGCAAAAGCGCTCCTTGGATGTGAGTTAGTCAAAGAAACAGACGAAGGAGTTGCATCTGGCTATATTGTTGAAACGGAAGCTTACCTCGGAGCAATCGATCAAGCAGCTCACAGCTTTAACAACAAACGAACGAAGCGAACGGAAGTGATGTTTGGGCCTGCCGGTAACGCCTACACGTACGTCATGCACACGCACTGTCTTTTTAATGTGGTCAGTGCCGAGACAGGAGTGCCGCAAGCTGTTCTTGTGCGAGCGGTTGAGCCTCTAAAAGGGCTCGATTTAATGGAACAGCGTAGACCGGGTCGCAAGCAAAAGGAATGGACAGATGGACCTGGCAAGCTCACAAAAGCACTTGGAATCAATCCAGGCGATTATGGACATGCTTTAATGCGAGCGCCACTTTATATTCGTAGTGGTTATCAGCCTGATCACATTTCTGAAGGAAAACGCATTGGTATTGATAACTCCGGTGAAGCGCGTGACTATCCATGGCGTTTTTGGGTAACGGGAAACAAATACGTATCAAGGTAA
- a CDS encoding 2'-5' RNA ligase family protein: MPSQYFIGITPPPDYLKKVEHFQHKWQDLLIVEPHITLKAQGGLTPDKEWIEKVRTVCKSLQPFTITLAKPNYFGDNILYLSVLSNELYPLHEAIVKAISPPPKLISQYFELNNFVAHLTLGKEQHGLTKEELSDMAHAAEKELTPYPTFLVRSVQVYELRPNSKRYEPLLEIPLG, encoded by the coding sequence ATGCCCTCACAGTATTTTATCGGTATCACTCCACCACCCGACTATCTAAAAAAGGTCGAGCATTTCCAACATAAATGGCAAGATCTCCTCATCGTCGAACCGCACATTACTCTCAAAGCACAAGGCGGCTTAACACCGGATAAAGAATGGATAGAAAAAGTAAGAACGGTTTGTAAGAGCCTTCAGCCGTTTACCATCACGCTCGCCAAACCGAACTATTTCGGAGATAACATTCTTTACTTAAGCGTTCTATCTAATGAGTTGTATCCCTTACACGAAGCGATTGTCAAAGCAATTTCTCCTCCCCCAAAACTTATCAGCCAATATTTTGAGCTCAATAACTTTGTTGCTCACCTCACGCTCGGAAAAGAACAGCATGGCTTAACGAAAGAGGAGCTAAGCGATATGGCGCATGCGGCAGAGAAAGAGTTAACACCGTATCCTACTTTTCTAGTAAGATCCGTGCAAGTTTACGAACTACGCCCTAACAGCAAACGCTACGAGCCACTACTTGAAATCCCTCTTGGCTGA